CAGCTTCTTGGAGAAATCAGAGGCCTTAAACAACAAATCGATGTATTAAACTTTTCTTTGGAAAAACAACGAAAACTAGATAATGTAGCTGTCAAAAATATCTTGGATGGCCAATTTGCTGAATTGCATGATGTGCGGGCAAAATTAAAGGAGGCAAAAGAGCTCTCTATGGCCATAAAATCGGGCGAAAATTTAACCTCTACTGACACCTTATTTCAACCCTCACAGGAAATCGCCCCCATTTGGTTTAACTCTATTAACCATTTCACAAGTGAAGAAGATCAACTTTGTTATAAAACTCAACTCTGTTCTTATTTAGATAACTTAAGCGACATGCTACGTCTTAAAGAGGCAACAATTGGTGAAAGAATTAAGCACCAGCATAGGCCAGACGAAGAATTTCAAGGGATTACCTTAGAGACAGCAAAGGCTCTTTTTTTAAACTACACAGCCTCTATGACTGACTTGCAAAGCCAAATTAAGCAGCTTAACTTTATCATCGAGGAATTACATAAGCCTGACTTTGAAGTCTGTTCGCTGACAGCCGTCCTCCATGACCCTATTAGTGCAGAAAGAATTGCAAAAGCAAGTATGTTGCTCATTAATTTAAAAGACGAAAATAATCGCACTCAAAAAGAGATGTCAAGAATCCGTGACGAGCTGAATATGCTAAAACAGTTTCTTGCTGCTCATATCGAACAAATGATCCAACTCTACAATCTTCGAGAGAAAGTGCTGCAGGACAAAATCTACGCTCTTCAAAGTTTGACTTTAGAGCTCAGCTATCAACAAATTTATGTTTTGAAGAAAAATTTAACGGACTACTTAGCTACACGTTTAGACAACTTGGATAATGAAAAGCATCTCATTCATGAACATCAAAGCGATTTAAATGCTCGCATGTCAAAAATCCCTTCCCGATGGGCTGCAGAAAAACTTGTTTTTCAGCATCTGACTTCTCATCAGAAATTTCTTGAAAATATTGCTAGCATGGTTGAATCCAAGAACATTTCCACAAATTTAGAATTGATTCAATCCACCCCACTGGATTTAGCATTGCCACCGGTCAATCCGAAGCCTCCTCGAGCTGTATTTTATTCCGTTCTTGGTGCGATTTTGGGCCTAATAGGTTCTGTTGGATTTTTAATCGCTCGCAGTCTTGTTACCGGCGTACCAGCAAGTGAAGAAAACTTGAAATTTGCCCACTTACATTGTTCAGGAATTATTTCGAAACATTTTATTTCGGGAGTTAATCTTTTAGATAGCGACTTAAATACATTAAGAAAACTGTTAGGCTTCCTAGATCAAACACTTCCTGTACCACGTCGAGTATTGATGGTATGTGGCCAAGGAGCTAATGTCTCAAACGACTTTGCCTCTTTAATTTCTAGAAAGGGACAGGATGTCATCCACCTCGATTTAAGTTTTGACTCCGTTCCTAAAAATGAGCAGCAGCCAGGACTTATGCAATACCTGGAAACTGGCCAGAAACCTGCTATCACAAAAGAACAGGGTATCGCTTCTATTTCTTCAGGTGGAGTCTCTCGCTATGCTTCAGAATTACTGAGTCGCCAAAGTTTTAAAATGTTACTAGATGAACTCCAGGGGTCCTTCCCTTGGATTTTAGCTACGTCGCATACTTCTATTCTAGATGCTGGGACATTAAATCTAGCTTCTGCATTTGATGCTGTCATCTTAATAATAACGGATGAAACCATAGAAGAAATCAAAGGGTTTGAAGAGCAGCTCAATCGAGAGACATCAAAAGTTGTTGATTGCTTGCTCATAAGGTAATACGCTGCTAAGTAAAAAGCTTCTTTTTCTATACCTCTTCATCCATGGTCACTGTCGGATTGAAATCCAGTGAGGCATTTAAGAGACAAAAATGAGAAAAGTTGCTACACTTAATTCACCTCTGTTCTCGTAGCTCAGCAGGATAGAGCGGTTGCCTCCTAAGCAACAGGCCGCGCGTTCGAATCGCGCCGAGGACACTTCCCTTCAAAAGGGGCTGACCCTATTTTTTCAATTTTATTTCATTGTTTTTTGTAAGAATTTTTTTCTGAAGGGGAATTCTCAGATAACTATCAATTCCCTTAGCCATGCCTAATGCCAACTTCTTTAAATAGTCAGGATTTTTAATTTTCCGCATTTCTTCCTCATTTGTCAAAAATCCCCCTTCAACAAGAATTGCTGGCATTGTTGTCTCGCGAATGACTGCAAAATTACCGTGCTTAACTCCTCTAGACTTTGCTTTCGTTTGATGAATGACACACTTTAAAACCTGTTCTGCGAGTTTTTTTGATTTATTAACACGCGTTTTATTTTTATCATTTTCATAAAAATAGACTTCAATACCTTGAGCTTCTTTACTCGGAGCAGAATTAAAATGCACACTAACAAATAAAACGGATTGCTGTTCATTAGCAAAAGAGGCTCGTGTAAGAAGAGGGATAAACTTATCGTCATCCCGTGTCATAATCGTTTGATAACCTAAATCCTGAAGATAGCCCTTTAGCATTCGAGCAGTTGTCAAGTTTAAATATTTTTCTTGATACCGTGGTTTTACATGAGAATGAGTACCAAAGTCTTCTCCTCCATGGCCTGGATCAATGACAATCATTTTATAAGGTTTACAGGCAGAGGGCTCTTCTTTTTTCTGAAGTGAATAGGGTGGAACATGATGTTGTCTACTAGAAGCACATCCAACAGCCACAATGAGAAGCAAAAAACAGATTTTTGAAAAATGAAGCATAGCTAACTTAGGATCTTTCCTGACATATTTGATAGGCAACTTTACGGTCATCAAATTCTAGGGTTTTATGGGCAAAAATTTGGTATGTTTCATGGCCTTTTCCAGCTATCAAGACAATGTCATTTGAATGAGCATGCTCAATGGCAAGAGAAATGGCTTTTTTGCGATCAATTTCTACAATGTACTTGCTAGGGTCCGCAAACCCCTTCGTGATTTCAGCACAAATGCTTACAGGATCTTCTGAACGAGGATTATCAGAGGTGACAATGCATAAATCAGAGTTAGCTTCTGCTGCCATTGCCATTTTGGGACGCTTCAAACGATCTCTATCGCCACCACAGCCAAAAACAGTGATCATTTTCCCTTTTTTTACTTCTTGCAAAGTTTTCAATACATTTATTAACGAATCATCAGAATGGGCAAAGTCAACATAGACATTAATTCCAAGAGAATTAGGAACACGCTCTAAACGCCCCGGAACAGAGGGGAGGGACTCTAAAAATGGGAGAACCTCTTCTATTTTTTTGCCTCGGGCAATAAGAGCAGCAATTGCAGCTAAGCAATTGTAAATATTAAACCTACCGATTAAAGGATTCTTACAAAGATACTTTTGGCCTTTATAAGAAATCATAAATTTCGTCCCTTGAGCATTAAACTCAATTTCTGAAGCTGTCAATGCGGCATCATTTTCAATTCCATAGGTGAGAATATGTGCCGTGCACCCTTCTATAATCTTTGAGCTCCACGGGCAATCGAGGTTGATAATCGCGACCTTCTTATTTTTTTTTCCAGGCAGACTCAGCTGCCGAAACAGCCGATTTTTAGCCCTGCAATAGTCATCCATGGATTTGTGGTAGTCTAAGTGATCTAGTGTTAAATTCGTAAAAATAGCAACGTCAAATTCAATCCCTGCCACCCGGCCTTGATCTAATGCATGTGAAGTCACTTCCATTACGGCGTCTGTACAGTTTTGCAAGAGCATCTCGCGAAGCATCTTTTGATTTGCGAGCACGTCTGGCGTTGTTCTTGTCGCCTGATAACGGTGTTTGCCGATAATGTATTCAATCGTTCCAATTAGGCCGGTAGAATGTTTTAGACTATCCAGAAGGTGTTTAATTAAAAAAGAGGTCGTGGTCTTTCCATTTGTCCCTGTAATTCCTGTAATGAATAAATCATCGCTTGGCGAGTGATAGTAAGTCGTAGCTAATAGGCCTTCAAGCATAGCAACTTTAGAAGAAATAAGCTGCGTGACATTTTTTAAAGAAGGATCGTATATATCCGTCAAAATCGCGACAGCACCACTTGCAATCGCTTCGCTAATATAGTAGTTACCGTCATCTATAAAACCTTTTTTAGCGATGAACAAATTTCCTGGACTGACAAATTTTGAATTTGCACAAATTCCCGTGATTTCTAATTCCTTAGGACCTTTTATGGCTAGATCCGGAATGTCTTTTATGAGCTTTTTTAACTTCATTTGACCAAAGCTTTTGTTTTGGAATTGTTATTCCACTTTTCATACTTTTCTTGCAACTTTCGTGTCTCATCCCACCAGTCTGCCTTTTCTTTCATAGCGCGTGGATCGCCTACAGGATAGCCGTAAGGATCATCAGGAATAACGCCTAGGTAATCTAGTGAGCGCTTGGCAATCTCTCTGAAAATAGGCGCTGCACAAGTGCCCCCATTGTGGTTTTTGCCAACACCGGGGATATAACCATACTCCGGTTCGTCCAAAGAGACAATCATTAAAAATTCTGGATTCGTAGCTGGCGCAAAACCCATGAAGCTAGCTACATAACATGTTTCAGAATAAATGCCATGAATAATTTTTTTTGCAGTGCTTGTTTTCCCCCCTTGCGTGAAGCCAGAGATATCTGCCTTGCGTGCTGTTCCACCAGTTTTTGTAGGGAATTTTAACGAACGCATAACGCGTTTTGAAATTTTTTCAGAAAGTACTCGGGGAAAGTTTTTCCTATTTTCATGGGACAACAGAATCTCATCTTTTTCCTCACCTTTGCGTACAATCTTTTTGACAAGGGTTGGCTTAACGAGGAAACCTCCATTTACAATTACAGCATAAGATCTCAACAGCTGAAGAGAATTTGCCAGAAGATTATGCCCAAAAGCCATAGAAAAAGGTGTCGCTAAAGACCATTCCATTGCGCCATTGGAATATGTTTTACCAAGGCTTGGTAAAAAAC
This genomic stretch from Chlamydiales bacterium STE3 harbors:
- a CDS encoding putative Tyrosine-protein kinase (Product derived from UniProtKB/Trembl:Q6MET8;Gene name derived from UniProtKB/Trembl:Q6MET8); translated protein: MEKFTENQHPKELRYALTDYWVLCSKFKRFIFICIFFGALLSGGYALTRNVYFLTTATFRDKGKPQTTFRSSLSDFIFSNGSMAEDSETISTLKSRKLLSKVIQELGMQALVAPVHSSFIDWSYFWDNLLAEYAYWTKTRMPILKELDQPFIARNVAYRGEVPSGIVVQIVDDAHFKILSEKENVVGAFGELYVGNEYSFVLKKTGTSPLKAGQLFTIGFLPLDLAVQTNASQMVIEIDREDKTLLRLNYRHRNRQFAAEFLNTLMDAYQDHLKNEHKYLSNFQLDYLKSRQDEVGSDLQVMMEKHALRISNDLSSNGFLDSEKEMDFLAGNMHNLQQKISEIDFEKKRLEKLNDLEFVYYDQYGGRGDSAVINQLLGEIRGLKQQIDVLNFSLEKQRKLDNVAVKNILDGQFAELHDVRAKLKEAKELSMAIKSGENLTSTDTLFQPSQEIAPIWFNSINHFTSEEDQLCYKTQLCSYLDNLSDMLRLKEATIGERIKHQHRPDEEFQGITLETAKALFLNYTASMTDLQSQIKQLNFIIEELHKPDFEVCSLTAVLHDPISAERIAKASMLLINLKDENNRTQKEMSRIRDELNMLKQFLAAHIEQMIQLYNLREKVLQDKIYALQSLTLELSYQQIYVLKKNLTDYLATRLDNLDNEKHLIHEHQSDLNARMSKIPSRWAAEKLVFQHLTSHQKFLENIASMVESKNISTNLELIQSTPLDLALPPVNPKPPRAVFYSVLGAILGLIGSVGFLIARSLVTGVPASEENLKFAHLHCSGIISKHFISGVNLLDSDLNTLRKLLGFLDQTLPVPRRVLMVCGQGANVSNDFASLISRKGQDVIHLDLSFDSVPKNEQQPGLMQYLETGQKPAITKEQGIASISSGGVSRYASELLSRQSFKMLLDELQGSFPWILATSHTSILDAGTLNLASAFDAVILIITDETIEEIKGFEEQLNRETSKVVDCLLIR
- a CDS encoding UDP-N-acetylmuramoyl-L-alanyl-D-glutamate--2,6- diaminopimelate ligase (Product derived from UniProtKB/Swiss-Prot:Q253Y4;Gene name derived from UniProtKB/Swiss-Prot:Q253Y4;EC number derived from UniProtKB/Swiss-Prot:Q253Y4) produces the protein MKLKKLIKDIPDLAIKGPKELEITGICANSKFVSPGNLFIAKKGFIDDGNYYISEAIASGAVAILTDIYDPSLKNVTQLISSKVAMLEGLLATTYYHSPSDDLFITGITGTNGKTTTSFLIKHLLDSLKHSTGLIGTIEYIIGKHRYQATRTTPDVLANQKMLREMLLQNCTDAVMEVTSHALDQGRVAGIEFDVAIFTNLTLDHLDYHKSMDDYCRAKNRLFRQLSLPGKKNKKVAIINLDCPWSSKIIEGCTAHILTYGIENDAALTASEIEFNAQGTKFMISYKGQKYLCKNPLIGRFNIYNCLAAIAALIARGKKIEEVLPFLESLPSVPGRLERVPNSLGINVYVDFAHSDDSLINVLKTLQEVKKGKMITVFGCGGDRDRLKRPKMAMAAEANSDLCIVTSDNPRSEDPVSICAEITKGFADPSKYIVEIDRKKAISLAIEHAHSNDIVLIAGKGHETYQIFAHKTLEFDDRKVAYQICQERS